In Deltaproteobacteria bacterium, a genomic segment contains:
- the mnmA gene encoding tRNA 2-thiouridine(34) synthase MnmA: protein MPPGVLAALSGGIDSAVAAHFLIMNGYRVEAVHLDLHADRRGRSSKEAARDTAARLGIPLHFLDVRAEFERIVVDHFIQTYRNGLTPNPCVICNPAIKIRLGLKLADELGLRFLATGHYARIETRDGAFALLRARDLAKDQSYFLHQVKPEDLSRLLFPLGDRTKDEVLEIGARLGLSQIVEDESQDACFISGDYRRLLEERGLGAGTSGNVVTSDGRVLGTHSGLFGYTIGQRKGIGIADATPYYVLGLDIDANRLVVGKREELFTASCLVREINWLVSPEKVYERTVTVKIRSRHSGCPARVLAKPDGKVAVLFERPQPAVTPGQYAVFYENDRILAGGIICV, encoded by the coding sequence ATGCCCCCCGGAGTGCTCGCCGCCCTGAGCGGCGGGATAGACAGCGCTGTAGCGGCCCATTTCCTCATCATGAACGGCTATCGCGTGGAGGCCGTCCATCTCGACCTCCATGCCGACCGGCGTGGACGTTCGAGCAAGGAGGCTGCCCGAGACACGGCCGCACGACTCGGGATCCCATTGCATTTCCTGGATGTCAGGGCCGAGTTCGAACGAATAGTCGTGGACCATTTCATCCAGACCTACCGAAACGGACTCACCCCGAATCCGTGTGTCATCTGCAACCCAGCCATCAAGATCCGTCTGGGGCTTAAACTTGCCGACGAGCTCGGACTCAGATTCCTGGCCACAGGTCACTACGCACGGATCGAGACCAGGGACGGGGCCTTTGCCCTTTTGCGGGCGCGTGACCTTGCCAAGGATCAGTCCTATTTTCTCCACCAGGTAAAACCCGAAGACCTCTCCCGCCTCCTTTTCCCCTTGGGGGACCGGACGAAAGACGAGGTCCTGGAGATCGGGGCCCGGCTCGGGCTCTCCCAGATTGTAGAAGATGAGAGCCAGGATGCGTGTTTTATCTCCGGGGACTACCGGCGTCTTCTCGAGGAACGGGGGCTCGGCGCCGGCACATCCGGCAATGTGGTCACCAGTGACGGACGGGTCCTTGGGACCCATTCGGGCCTCTTCGGCTACACCATCGGGCAACGCAAGGGGATCGGCATTGCGGATGCTACCCCCTATTATGTCCTCGGCCTCGATATTGACGCTAACCGCCTCGTGGTCGGCAAGCGGGAGGAACTCTTCACGGCATCCTGCCTGGTAAGGGAGATCAACTGGCTCGTCAGTCCTGAAAAGGTATACGAACGGACAGTTACAGTGAAGATCCGCTCCCGGCATTCGGGATGCCCTGCCAGGGTCCTCGCCAAACCGGACGGAAAAGTCGCGGTCCTTTTCGAAAGGCCGCAACCCGCTGTGACCCCTGGCCAGTACGCTGTCTTTTACGAGAATGACCGGATCCTCGCCGGAGGGATCATATGCGTGTAG